The Hymenobacter swuensis DY53 genome includes the window CACCCGCTGGGGCAGCGCCTTTGCCGATCCGCAGTGGATTTACGTGGACCTGGGCGCCAGCTATAACGTGAACCGCGTGAAGCTGACCTGGGAAGCGGCCTACGGCAAGGACTACCTGGTGCAGGTGTCCCCGGATGCCACCAACTGGACGACCATCAAAACGGTAACCGGCAACGCTACCCTCACCAACGACCACACCGGTCTGACCGGCACCGGACGCTACGTGCGGATGTACGGCACGGCCCGGGCCGTTATCAATGGGGCCAGCTACGGCTATTCGCTGTATGAGCTGGAAGTGTATGGCACGGCGGCCAGCGGCGGCGGAACCGGCAGCACCGCCTGCACCGGCACCGTAGCCAACGGTGACTACAGCTACGAGATATCGACCACCAATGGAACCGTGAACTGGAAGTTCATCCCGCTCGGTCCCATTGCGGGCAGCAACATGGCCCTCCTCTATGTGAAAGTGGGCACCGGTGGCTACACCGGCTACAACATGACGGCCTCGGGCAGCAACTTCACTTTCTCCCAGGCCCAGACTGCCGGCGCTGCTCTATCCTTCTACTTCACTTACCGCGTGGGCACTACCACCGCCGAGCGTAACTCCAGCGCCACCCCGCACAGCTACACCGCCGGCGCCACCTGCACTGGCAGCCGCACGGCCCTAGCGTCTTCCACGGCCGTGGCTCCCGAAGCCCGCCTCTACCCCAATCCGGCCAGCACCCAGCTCACGGTACCTGCCAACGGTGCCACGACCCTGACCATCACCGATGCGCTGGGCCGCCTGGTGCACACAGAGAAAGTAGCCGCCAGCCAGCCTTATTCGGTAGTTGACGTGCATAGCCTGCGGCCCGGGCTGTACTTCCTCACCCTGCGCGGCGCTACCGGTGCCGCCACAGTGCAGCAGTTTATCAAAGAATAATCTCCGCGGTGCATTGGGCAGCAGGTCCCTGCAAGGAACTGCTGCCCTGGTTCTGCCTACTCGGAGCAACTACCTCAACGAGTGAGAAAAAGCGGAAACGGGGCGGAGTATCTCCGCCCTGTTTTTTTCTCTTTCACCCTCCCTGTGCTTCTTCCCCTTTAATTTTTTGCTAGTATGATTTGCCGAAACAGGCCGGTAACGGGCCAACGCAAGGCGTCTTTTTTTTCCGGCTGTCTGGGGCTGCTGCTGGGCGGTATGCTGGTGGCTGCCGGTAACCCGGCCGAAGCTCAGAAGCTCAGCCCCCTGCACGCTGCCGGAACCAGAATGCTGAACGCGGCCGGTCAGGAAGTGATACTGCGCGGCTATAACGTGGGCGGCTGGCTGCTCCAGGAGAGCTATATTCTGGGTACCGATTCGCTTAACAGCCAGTGGCGCATCAGGCAGGGCCTGCTCCGGACCATGCCGGAGACCGAAATGGAGAAGTTCTACCGCCAGTACCGCCAGAAGTTTATCACCAAAGCCGATATCGACTTCCTGGCCCGCCAGGGATTCAACTGCGTCCGGCTGCCGCTGCACTATGATTTATTTCTGACCCCGGAGCAGCGCCACGCCCGCACCAATGTCATCCGCGACCCGCACAACCCGCAGAAGCTGGATGCCTACGTGCAGCAGCTCAGCCAGTGGTACGATGCCGACCAGCTCTTCACGAAAACGCAACAGCTGGATGGCTTCCGGTTTATCGACGACGTGGTAAAATGGTGCGCGGCCAACAACATGTACGTGGTGCTGGACCTGCACGCAGCCCCCGGCGGCCAGGGCACCGACCGCAACATCAACGACAACTTCCGCCCCCTCGACCTGTGGAAGCGCCATGATGCCCAGGACCGCCTGATTTACCAAGACATGACCGTACGGCTCTGGGAAAAGCTGGCCGACCAGTACCGCAATGAGTCTGCCATTGCCATGTACGACTTCATCAACGAGCCTCACAATCTGAACGCGGCAAATGGGTTATCGGCCGACAACCAGGAGCTCAACACGCTGTATTCCCGGCTGATTGACGCCGTGCGGGCCCGCAACGACCAGCACCTGCTGATGCTGGAAGGCAACGGCTACGGCAATGAATACACCAACCTCACGCCGGACAAGCTGAAGGTAAAAAGTACCGCTAACCTGGTGTACAACGCCCACCGCTACTGGTGCCCCAACACGGCCGAGGCCACCGACCCCAATCCTAATCAGATCAACCTGCTCACTAATCTGGCGGCTTTTCGGGACCAGTGGCAGGTGCCGGTGTGGGTGGGTGAAACCGGAGAGAACTCCAATGAGTGGTTTGGGGCCGCCGTACAGGGCCTAAATGCCCGTAATATTGGCTGGTGCCACTGGAATATTAAGCGTGTAGATTCCGGGGCCGGCCTGTTGCGGGTAGCTCCCTACGGTAGCCTCCTCACGCCGGCCGGCCGCACGGCACTGCTGCGTAACGTACAGTTTGCCAATTGCCAGATCAACCGCGACGTGGCAACCTCCCTGACTCAACCCGCCGACTTCCGGGCTCCATTTGCCCAGCTTACCATTCCGGGTACCATTGCGGCCACCGACTACGACCTGGGCCGCGATGGGGTAGCCTACCACGACGACTTCTCAGCCCGCATCGACTACCGCGACCTGACGCCGCACAACCACGGCGGGGCCTACCGCAACGATGGGGTGGATATCACCGCCTGCCCCGAAATGGCCAACGGGTTTGCGGTACAGAAGCTGGCCGTCGGCGAGTGGCTCACCTACACAGTAAACATTACTAAAGCAGGACCTTACAAAGCCGAGCTGCGCGTACAGCCGGGCAGTACGCCCGGGCAACTGGCTTTGCTGCTGGGAGAACTGCCGGTCGGAACTGCCGCCGTTACGCCCGGCAGCGAGTGGACCACCGTTTCCCTTACCACCCCGGCGTTACCGGTTGGCCAGCATACCTTGCGGCTGATGATTGAGCAACCCGTGAGCCAGCTGGGTTGGCTGCGCTTTGCTCCGGCATCCGGCAGCAGCAGCGCGGGTGGCCAGTGAGTAAGTGAGTACGTACCCGGGTTTTGTGTATCTTCAAGTCACCATGAAGCTCGTATCCTCCCACCTCCCACCGCGTCGGGCTACTTGGTTTTCTTTCCTGACGCTAAGCGGCCTGTGGCTGCTGACTTTCCTCGGCCCCCAGCCAGCCAGTGCCCGCCCCGCCGATACGTTGCGGGTGACACCGGCGCTGGAAGAGCTGTTTGTTGACCCTACCTGCTACAGCGTGCTGGAAGACCCCTCCGGTCAGCTCACGCTGGCGGAGGTGCGCGAACCAGCCCGGGCTCGCCAGTTTCAGGCGGGTAACCTGCTGCCTACCACCACTATGGAGCATCCAGGCTCAGCATACTGGCTGCGGCTGGTGGTGCGGGCTGAGGGCCAATTGAGCCAGCACTGGTACCTGGAAATGTTCGACTCCCACCTCAACAGCGTGGAGTTTTTCCCGGCCGATGGAGCCGCTCCCACTTATACCGGCTCGGCCTTTCCCCTCTCTACCCGCAAGTTTCCCTACAAGAACTTCCTGTTCCGCCTGCCCCTGCAGCCCAACCAGACGCAGACGTACTACCTACGGCTGAATTCCAGCTCCAAAACCACCTTCCTCAGCCGCCTGCGCACCGAGCAGCCTCTGGCTGTTCATTTTCAGACGGAGTATGGCTTGTTGGGGGCTTTTTATGGGGTTTTGCTGATTATGGTGGTATACAATCTGTGCCTCTACCTCTTCATTGGCGAGCAAACCTACCTACGCTATGTGCTGTACGTGCTCAGTTGCAGCCTCGTATTCCTGTCGGAAGATGGCTTGGGGTTTCAATACCTCTGGCCCGATTATCCGGCGCTAAATGAGCTGATTGTGGCTGGCTCACCCATTCTGCTGCTGCTCACGTTCAGCTATTACGCCCGTCAGTTCCTCGATATGCCCCTACGGCTGCCTCATTTCGACCAGTGGGTGCGAGGGGTAGTGCTGCTGAGCGTGGGCGGCCTTATTATTGATGCCGTGTGGCTGCATTCGGGCTGGGGTTTCTGGTTTTACCTGCTGCCCTATGGGCTCATGTACTATGCCGCCGTACGGGTATGGCAACGGGGCCAGCGCCCGGCCCGCTATTTTCTGCTGGCCCACGCGCTGGTGGCCATCAGTGTCGGTTTTTTGATTTTGCGTAAGCTGGGTATCAGCACGTTCACCAGTACGGCTACGGTGTACAGCATGAACGTGGCTTTTGTCATTGAGGTAGTCGTGCTGTCATACGCGCTGGGCGAAAAGATTAAAGCCATCAAGGATGCCACCATCCGGGCCCAGGATAAGCTGGTAAAGCAGCTGCGCAAAAAGCACCAGGTACAGGAGCAACTGGTAGAACAACTACATCACAATCAGACGCTTAAAGACCAACTAAACACAGAATTGGAAGGTTTGGTAGCGCAGCGCACTGAGGAGCTACGCCGCCAGAGTGATACCATTGCTGCTCAGAACCGGGAGCTGGTGCAGGCCAACGGGTTACTGGCCCTGCAGTCAGCGGCCATTGAGAAGCTGAATACCGAGCTGCAGCAAGATCTGCAGGAAGTAAAAACAGCCCGGGTGCTCTCCAAGGAGGTAGATTTCGGGGAATTCAGCCAGATTTACCCCGATAAGGATTCCTGCCTGGCTTACCTGGCCAACCTGAAATGGGCGGAGGGCTACCATTGCCGCAAGTGCGGCCACGAGAAATACTGCGACGGGCGCGAACCTCATTCCCGCCGCTGCACCAAATGCCGCTATGTGGAGTCGGCTACGGCCTACACGCTGCTCCAGAAGTGTAAGTTCTCCATTATTAAGGCCTTCTACGCGGTTTTTCTGATCTATACCCACAAGGGCAACTACTCGTCCCAGGAGCTTTCCCGCGTACTTGATCTGCGCCAGGGCACGTGCTGGAGCTTCAGCCAGAAGGTATTGGAAGCCATGCGCCGCCGCCGCCACGCCCCCGATTTCGACGAGAATGAAGGCTGGACGCACGTACTGCTGGATGCTACTACCACGGAGGCCGAAGAAACAGTAGCGGAAGAATCGGCCGCTCAGGCATAGCCCTGCCGCTAACCAGAATACCGGCCGCACGCCGGCATCAGCTTGGCAGCCTGTAGCTACCGGGCCGATGCCGGCGTGCGAAACAACCCACCAGTGAAAAGCAGCTGCAGCACACTCCTCAACGCAGAAATCTGCCGTTGATGTAGCTATCAGGGCAACCTATGAAACGGATGAATCCCAGGCGCTGGCTGCTCCTGAGCGCCTTCATTCAGGTTTGTTATCAAGACTGCCCCTCCCCTGTTCCAACTGATAGCCTACTTGGTCATCCTGCTTGGCTATTCAGTCCTGCCAGTCCATCGCACCTCTGTTTTCAGAATAGCGTAAGTTTGGTATGTAAGTGGCCACTCAGGTGCACGTAAGTGCAAAAAAAGTTAAGAATAACTGGTGTTTTTTTGATTGTTTTTTACGTGTTGCATTTGCCCTGACGGAAGGCCCGACGGTGCCTTACAAGCCCGATAAGCGCCTCTTTTGCGTGTGTTGTAAGTGTATAATACAGTTGTGACTTAGGCTCAAAAACCGCATTTTCAGCGCGTATAGGCAGTTTTCACTATTGCTTTTCCGAAACAAGGTCGGATATATTTGGGTCACGACTTCCCGTTTACAGCTCAGCCTTCCTGCTTTATCCGCTGGACTACCATAAAATCGGCTGTCGGTTCCGGTTTCAGATTGCCTGCCTCCGGTTATTCAGTCCGTCCTGTATCACTGCCTGCAAGGCGGCCAGTATTCTTTCCGCAGGTAGTGTAATGCTCCTCTGAGTGCCACCCCGGCTTACTGCCTGAACCAGCAAGGTGGCTGTAGACGCTTTTTGATTTTTCCGGTAGCCATACCTCCCCAGGGTCAGGCCACATTATCACCGGGTTTTACCTGCTTTTCACTTCCCTCAATTCCCACACATCAATGAACCAACACCTCTACACTCAGGCGTTCCGCCGGGCATTGTGGCTGGCGGCCTGCGGTTTGCCAACCCTGCCTGCGCTGGCAGCCACTCCCATTGGCGCTCCGGAAGCTGCCACTCGCTTCGCCACGCTGGCCGATGTTCCTGTTTCGGGTCGCGTGACTCAGAGCAACGGGGACCCGCTACCGGGCGTGACCATTATTGTCAAGGGAACCACTATCGGGGCTACTACCGATGCGGACGGCCGCTTTAGCCTGAACGCACCGGAAAACTCCACGCTGGTTATCAGCTACGTTGGTTTCACCCGGCGGGAAGTGCCGGTAACCGGTGCTTCTACTTCCGTCAACGTAACGCTGACGGAAGATGCGCGCGCGCTGAGCGAGGTGGTAGTAGTAGGCTACGGCACGCAGGAACGCGGCAGCGTAACGGGCGCTATTTCGTCTGTTGGGGCCGCTGACATTGTGCGCCAGCCGGTGCCCGATGTGACGCAAGCAATCCAGGGCAAAGTGGCCGGCGTGACCATTACCTCCAACGGTGGCGCGCCGGGCGGAGCCGCTGGTACCGCCGTACGGGTCCGTGGCATCACATCCGCCGGCAACAACAACCCGCTGTATGTAGTGGACGGCTTTCCGCTGCCCGATGGCGGCGACAACCAGCTCAACGCCATCAGCTCCAATGACATTGAGTCGATTGACATCCTGAAAGATGCCTCGGCTACGGCTATTTACGGGGTGCGGGCGGCCAACGGGGTAGTTATCATCACCACCAAACGGGGCAAGGCTGGTCAGTCTACCTTTAACCTGGATGTGTACCGCGGGGTGCAGACGGTAGCCCGCAAGCTAGACCTGCTCAACGCCGAAGAGTACGCCACCATCAATAATGAGTCGTTGCTGGCGGCTGGCAAGCCCATTGCTCTGGACAAGCTACGCAACCCCTCGGCTCTGGGCGAAGGCACCGACTGGCAGGACCTGCTGTTCCGCCGGGCCAAAATCCAGAACTATTCCCTTTCCGCCACCGGCGGCAGCGAA containing:
- a CDS encoding cellulase family glycosylhydrolase, producing the protein MICRNRPVTGQRKASFFSGCLGLLLGGMLVAAGNPAEAQKLSPLHAAGTRMLNAAGQEVILRGYNVGGWLLQESYILGTDSLNSQWRIRQGLLRTMPETEMEKFYRQYRQKFITKADIDFLARQGFNCVRLPLHYDLFLTPEQRHARTNVIRDPHNPQKLDAYVQQLSQWYDADQLFTKTQQLDGFRFIDDVVKWCAANNMYVVLDLHAAPGGQGTDRNINDNFRPLDLWKRHDAQDRLIYQDMTVRLWEKLADQYRNESAIAMYDFINEPHNLNAANGLSADNQELNTLYSRLIDAVRARNDQHLLMLEGNGYGNEYTNLTPDKLKVKSTANLVYNAHRYWCPNTAEATDPNPNQINLLTNLAAFRDQWQVPVWVGETGENSNEWFGAAVQGLNARNIGWCHWNIKRVDSGAGLLRVAPYGSLLTPAGRTALLRNVQFANCQINRDVATSLTQPADFRAPFAQLTIPGTIAATDYDLGRDGVAYHDDFSARIDYRDLTPHNHGGAYRNDGVDITACPEMANGFAVQKLAVGEWLTYTVNITKAGPYKAELRVQPGSTPGQLALLLGELPVGTAAVTPGSEWTTVSLTTPALPVGQHTLRLMIEQPVSQLGWLRFAPASGSSSAGGQ
- a CDS encoding 7TM diverse intracellular signaling domain-containing protein — its product is MKLVSSHLPPRRATWFSFLTLSGLWLLTFLGPQPASARPADTLRVTPALEELFVDPTCYSVLEDPSGQLTLAEVREPARARQFQAGNLLPTTTMEHPGSAYWLRLVVRAEGQLSQHWYLEMFDSHLNSVEFFPADGAAPTYTGSAFPLSTRKFPYKNFLFRLPLQPNQTQTYYLRLNSSSKTTFLSRLRTEQPLAVHFQTEYGLLGAFYGVLLIMVVYNLCLYLFIGEQTYLRYVLYVLSCSLVFLSEDGLGFQYLWPDYPALNELIVAGSPILLLLTFSYYARQFLDMPLRLPHFDQWVRGVVLLSVGGLIIDAVWLHSGWGFWFYLLPYGLMYYAAVRVWQRGQRPARYFLLAHALVAISVGFLILRKLGISTFTSTATVYSMNVAFVIEVVVLSYALGEKIKAIKDATIRAQDKLVKQLRKKHQVQEQLVEQLHHNQTLKDQLNTELEGLVAQRTEELRRQSDTIAAQNRELVQANGLLALQSAAIEKLNTELQQDLQEVKTARVLSKEVDFGEFSQIYPDKDSCLAYLANLKWAEGYHCRKCGHEKYCDGREPHSRRCTKCRYVESATAYTLLQKCKFSIIKAFYAVFLIYTHKGNYSSQELSRVLDLRQGTCWSFSQKVLEAMRRRRHAPDFDENEGWTHVLLDATTTEAEETVAEESAAQA